In Candidatus Cloacimonadota bacterium, the DNA window CACCAATTACATTTTCATATACCCATTCTGGACAGCCATCAATAAATTCAGGTTCTTCTTCGTTAGAAGCAATACAGTATGTGTAATCATTGAATTGGAATATAAATTTATCTCCCGAATATCCACATTTGATACATTTATACTTGGGTTTATTCATGTTTATCCATTCTTTATTTATTGTTCGGTCTTTTTATATGACCATTTATCTTATAAGCGTCATAGCAATTAAATACACATTTACAAAATTTTATCATTCTTGGGTCATTAATTTTAACAGCCTTATTATACATTTTGATAAAATAATTTTTCCCAGCTTCTGTTTGGGAATAATTCTTTTTCATTAGATTGTGTTCCATACACAAAGTTTCACCATTCTCAATTGTATTTGTACCACCTTTATCTTTTGATTTAATATGATCTACTACTAATTCAACACCATCTTTTACTCCTCTACCACAAACAACACACTTATAATTATCTTTTTTTAATATTTCTTTTTTAGTTTTTTCAGAAAATTCCCATAATTCGACATTATTAATATAATCAGGGTCATATTTATATATTCCTTTGTTAACTTTAATGAGTTTTCCTTCTTGATGTAATTTTCTTATCGCTCGCCAAGGATCTCTGGGAGGTTCATAATGGTATTTTAGATATTCCTTTGTTACCCAATCAACAACAGGTCCGTGTTTCAGTTCAATTCTTGGATGCTTTTTAAAATATTCTAAAACTAAATCTGATATAGATTTTTTCGTATTATTCATCTATTTCACTTTTATTAAAGTTAGTCTGGTAAATACTGCATTCTTTTACAATCCTTTTTTTTGCTAATTCATAATAATTTTTATCAATTTCTATACCTATCCCTTTTCGTTTTGTATTAAATGCAGCTATTAGAGTGGACCCACTTCCTACAAATGGGTCTAACACAATATCACCAACATAAGTAAAAAGTTTTATACATCTTTTTGGCAATTCAATTGGGAAAGGTGCAGGATGTCCGATTTTTTTCTTACTTTCACCGCTGAATGTCCATACACCATTTGTCCATTGCATAAATTCCTTTTTAGTGATATCATTTTTTTTACTGCCACTTCTCTTTTTCCAGGATTCTTTATATAAAATAGCAATCATTTCTACTGGAGCAATTACATACGGAGATGAAGCTGACATCCAGCTTCCCCAAGCAGTGCGTCGTGAAATATTTCCTTCATTCCATACAATTGTGGAATGATATTTCCAGCCCATCTTCCTTGCAATAGAAATAATGTCAGCAAATACACTTTGAGCTCCACCTTTGTTTTTATCAAGTGGTATATTCAAGCAAAAGCGACCATCTTTTTTTAATAGATAAAGACATTTTGACAGCCATTTTTCAGTGAAAATCAAATAATCAGAATATGACATTTTATCATTATGTTCGCCATATTTAATATCAACATTGTAGGGTGGCGAAGTCACAATTAAATCTATGCTATTTTCCGGAATGGCATTTATTTGTAAAATATCATCATTGTAAATTCTTAGGTTTTTCTCTTTAAAATATAACATATTATTTATTTCGGTTCTTTATTATCTTTTTTGTAGTCTCTTTTATATGCTTACTCATAACCTCTAACTTCTTACTTCTATCCCCGATTAAATCGGGGACTAATCCGCAACCCGTAACCCGCAACCACTAACTCGTAACTCATAACTCCTAACTCTAAAACCTCCACGAAATAGTTGCCATCGCATTTATCATAAAATCTTTTATTTTATCAAAATTGTCTCGGTTAACTGGTAGTGAACTGTAGGCTGTATCCCATAAATTATTATTTGCATAATAGCCATCCGGGAAAAGGTCTTTTTCCTGATAGTTTCTTTTTCCAACTTCAGCACCTAAATCAAGTGTAAGGTTGTATGGTAATTTTATTGATGTTCCTGCAGAAAAAGCAGTTAATGTAACCTCTTTATCCCTGCCTGAAGGTTGATATCTAAATCCCAGCCGAATAGGAATGCCGTTATGCATAATATGTTCAGCTCCTGCGGAATATTCAATTACATCATAATACGAATCATCATAATCACTCCATTTTACCAATCTAGCTTCTAAACTGAATTTCGTATCCCAGATATTTCTTGGATGATATTCAAAACCGATTCCAAATTTTGCAGGATAATAAATTGTTGTATCAGCCCAAACTGTATCAGAATTAGTTTTATATTCTTTTGTCAATTCAGTTTTATGTGTGTATGAAAAGCCGAGATGGATTCTTTCTCCCAATCCAATGATAAATCCGCCTTGATAACGCATACCTGAATATTTATTTTTTAAAACATATGTCGTATCACGCAAACTGTCTGAATCATTTCTCATCTGTTCTTTCGCCCAATCAGTAAAGATGATCATTGAATCAATTTCATTTTCGCCTTTCAAATATGATGCACCAAATCCAAAGGACAATGAAGTAACCGGACTATTAGGATTTTCCAAAGTCAATGCGATTGAAGGGGAATATGCATAAATTTTACCATCACCATCAAAAGTATTGTTGGCAATTTTCTTTGGCTCATTATCATTATCGGTTTTCTCATTATTTCGCACCTCTTCGTTGTATTTAAAATTGAAATCATATATTGGTGCGAAGTTAAAAGCAGTGGTTAATTTTATAGATTTTACGAGATTCCAATTATAATAGATTCCACCAAAATACTTATCAAAAATATGAGCATTAGAAACATAAACTGCATCATCTATATATGAGTCAAAGGAATCATAAATCGGGTATGCTCTGTCTTCGTCATTTTTTGTTACATTGGCTGTTAATGTAAATCCAAATTTATTATGCAGTAAGCCCAAAGTAGCAGGATTGTTCAATGCAGACAGTATTCCTTGTTTTGCAGCGATTCCAACAGAACCCATTGAAAGGGAGCGGGCTGAAAAACAATTTATTTCTTCTCCAGTATATCTATCAAAGAGAGATGCACTTGATAGGTTTACGACAATGAGAAAAATTGATAGAATTAAAATTACTTTGAATTTCACTTTTTACCTCCTAAAAAGTCTTCTAACTTTTTGAATTTAAGCGGCTTTTTTCTCATCTCTTCCAACATCTTCAAATCTTCTATATCCTCTAATCTTTCCAATATTTCTTGATATTTAGTAATATCCAGAATAACTCCTACTGGTTTTCCTCGCCTGAAAATAATTTCAGGTATTAGATTTTTTTTTGCTCTTTGCATATTAACCTTCAATTTTTGCGAAAAGTTCGTCCTCACGATAAATCGCGAGAACTTATTTTCGCACTCCATATCTTTAAAAATTCCAATCTATCTGTAATCTGATAGAACTTTCTTTATATTTCGTTTGTGGAACATAATTTTGTCCCTCAACAGGTTCATTATATTTTCTAAGGTATAATTCCTCATCTTTAAAATGTTTTACTTTATACTTGAATGAAACCGCCAGATGATTGGAGATTCTATCATAAATTGTGAACCAATATTTCATTCCTTCGCTGCCCATAAAATCAATTTCCATATCTTCCCAATCCCAATGACTGATGCCGTGACCATTCCAGAAAAGGAATGAGCCCTCAATTCTAAAGTAATCCGTGAAGTTATGTGTATAATTTGCCGCAATAAAATCACCATGATTTAAGACATTTGCAGTTGGAACAATAGTTTCTCCCGGTTCTGCACTATTTGTTAGGGAAGTATAAGGAGACATCCAGACCTTAGTAAAACGGTATTCAAGTGAAAGTTTATCTCTGTTTGTGAGATATGTATTTAATTTTAATGTAGTTTCACTTGTTTTGGAAACCGACCTTGCAGAAGTGTCTTCAGAACGATTAGTTTGCAGCTTTTCTTTCAGTCTGATACTTACTTGATAGATTGGTCTATAATCTAATTCTCCTTGAAAACGGATGCTTCTTCTTCCATCAGATTTTCTTTTCCATATATCAAGATAGACTTTAGTAAGTGTAAGTTGGCGATGAAATTTATATCTTGATTCAATATAAACGCCTTCTTCTGGCTGTGACCAAGGAGAATTATAATAAACTTCAGAAACAAGTGGGTTTTTCAGATAGTATTGTTTTTCAAGTATTGTGCCATCAAATCTTTCATGCTCTGCAAAAGGACGAGCATAAGGATTGTCAAAGGCTAAATCGTAATTTCTATAAAGCATAAGAAAATTCAGGTTCTCAAAACCTAAATAAGCACTTGCTACAATTGCTTTTGGGTCATCGCCTAATTTTACTGGTTTGCCATCTACTTCTAATTCTGCATATTCACCTTGAAAAGAAAGATTATTAAGAGTTGTTTGCCAGTCAAATCCATAAACTCTGCGATAATTTTTTTCATAATCCTCAGTTTTCGTGGAATACAGCGATGATATTTCAGAGTCAGTCATCTTGATTTTTTTGTAATAATAACTATCTGCAATCAGGTATTCGCCTACAGAATTAGATGGCACAATGTTAAAATGTCTGTCATATTCGGTTTCATAAGCAGTAATTCCAAGATGAGTTCCAATAATCGGGGATAATTCTATATGACCACCCCGCAAAATTTCTTTAAGTGCATCTCGGCGTGGGCACATCAGTATTTCTGGTTTTGGGTGAGATAAACCTGGTCGGTATTGATTAAAGTATTCTTCAGCACTTTCCAATTCTTCATTAGAAAATCGTGGTTTTGAGATTATATAATAGAACAGGTCGTCATCATCATTAATAATACCATCATTATTGCTGTCCCAGACAACTGCATCTTTTTTATCATTTGAATAAAAAACAGAGGCATTCAGAAAATTATTATTAAATTCAACTGCTCCGCCTTTTAAAGCAAATTCTTCAGTAGGGGATAGGTCAGAAAAAATTCCAAGTACTCTTTTGCCATATCCAAAACCTGTTCTGCGTCTGTCAAAATAATCTGTGTTTTCCATAACCAGACCCTGTCCAAAAGTGGCACGGTAATTTCCTAGTATTACTTTTGTTTTTATGGGCGTGATATCTGCTGTAAAGCTGGCTTTTGAGTTATCTTTTAAAGTTGAGGTGAAGTCATTATGAAATTCCAAGAAGTTTAGATTTCTATTTTCACCTTTTTTCAAAAAGAAGATTGAGCCGAATTCCAAATTTATCCAATCTTGCATTCTTGCTCTGAATTTATGTGAAACTTCTGGTTCAGCATTATCCAGATTATATCTTCCCCACATAGAGAATTTTTCATTTGTGCTGTCAGGCACGAAACTTTCTCGTAGAACTTCTTCCAGTTCTTCAGAATAAGGCGAGTTATTCAATTTGAATCTGTAGTTAAAAAACCATCTGCTTTTTCGTTCAGGTGTATAGTAGATTACATAGTGTTTAAGATTTGTAGCTCCATAATGGGTAAGTCCAGGCGACTTTCTCATACTTCTATAGTCAGCGAATTCACCTAATTTGCGTTGCTGTAAGATAGCCTTTACATCAGACGGAGTCACAATTGGCATATTCAGCAACTCATGAAAGGTAGCAGTATTGATATTTATGGGAGATATTAGCAAGTCACCCCACAAATCTGATATTCCTTCTTGAGAGCCTTCATTTGAAGCCAATCTTCGTAAGAGGTAATAAATCTGGTCTCTTCTTTGTGCTACCTCATCGTAGTCTGTGTATGGTGAGATCTTCACCAAAGGTTTTATTCTATTGAAGGTTATTTGGTCAATGCTTTTTATGTCACGCAGTTCGTAAACGGATTCAAAATATTTTTGAAAAGTCCGATAGTAATAGATATCTTCAGCTTGCTTTTCAGTAATTGGTAGAATTTTTATTTCATCCATGTTTGCTTGGTTCAAGTCTAACTGCTGATTCTCGGCAGATATTAGCAAGGATATAGAGAATAATATAGTTAGAAAAAATAATGTTATTTTTTTCATTTCAGCCTAATTTTATTTTTTAGCCACGGATTCTCACAGATTTGCACTGATATTTTTTCTATAATTATCATATATGAATCTTTTAAATTCAAGTTTTTTTCCAAAATTTACTAATAAACCCACTTCGATATTTGTAGCTTTCAAATAATTAATAATTTGAGCTTCATACTCAGGAAGCAGACAACGAACTGCTTTTATCTCTACAATTACCTTCTCATTTATAATCAGGTCTGTTCTAAAATTCCCAATAATCTGGCTACGAAAAAGAACAGGAATGTCCTTTTGCTCCTCAACACACAATCCATAGCCAGTTAAGACAATGAATAAAGCATGTTCATAAACAGACTCAAGAAAGCCAGCCCCAAGTTCATTATAGACTTCGTAGAAACCTTTAATTATTTTTTCTGTAATTTCTTTATATTTAAACATAGCAGTTTTTTTGCCACAGATTTTCACTGATTTATTTCTTTATTTTTACCATAAAAATCCCCTTAATTTTATTAAACATATAAATTAGAAAATCTGTGTTCATCCGTGTAAATCTGTGGCTTATTTAATTAACAAAATAAGTTCAATCACAACGCAAATCAAAAGTATAATTGCTATGAAGTTTAGCCAGTATACCTTTAGTGTAAGTTTTTCAATTTTGTTTTTTATCTCCTGGATATCTTTATAGAAATGCTTTTCAAAGACATCATATTTTTTAGATAATTCTTGATATCCTTTTGAGCTAAATTTATTCTCCCAATCTTTAATAGCATGATTAATAAAGTTAAAAAAGAGCTTTATAAATCCTTTTATTAATGTTGAACGAGCAGAGGATTCTTCTTTTTTCTTTTTCATGATATTTTCCTTACTTGAAATAATTATTCTTATTCACGGTTTAAACCAATTTTATTCAAGACAAATTCTTTTATCTTCTTTGCTATTTCAAAGGCTTCATTTGCGTCTTCTATTTCTGGTTCAAATGAAACATCTGGATAACGAAGCTCAACTGCATAATCAGTAAGGTTATCCGCGTCTTGCAATTCATCCTTGAAAGAAGGGTCTTTAGTAGCACATAGTTCTATCAAGTCCATTATCCTATGGGTCTTGGGGAAATAAATTTGGTGATATACTAAA includes these proteins:
- a CDS encoding HNH endonuclease; the encoded protein is MNNTKKSISDLVLEYFKKHPRIELKHGPVVDWVTKEYLKYHYEPPRDPWRAIRKLHQEGKLIKVNKGIYKYDPDYINNVELWEFSEKTKKEILKKDNYKCVVCGRGVKDGVELVVDHIKSKDKGGTNTIENGETLCMEHNLMKKNYSQTEAGKNYFIKMYNKAVKINDPRMIKFCKCVFNCYDAYKINGHIKRPNNK
- a CDS encoding site-specific DNA-methyltransferase gives rise to the protein MLYFKEKNLRIYNDDILQINAIPENSIDLIVTSPPYNVDIKYGEHNDKMSYSDYLIFTEKWLSKCLYLLKKDGRFCLNIPLDKNKGGAQSVFADIISIARKMGWKYHSTIVWNEGNISRRTAWGSWMSASSPYVIAPVEMIAILYKESWKKRSGSKKNDITKKEFMQWTNGVWTFSGESKKKIGHPAPFPIELPKRCIKLFTYVGDIVLDPFVGSGSTLIAAFNTKRKGIGIEIDKNYYELAKKRIVKECSIYQTNFNKSEIDE
- a CDS encoding type II toxin-antitoxin system Phd/YefM family antitoxin yields the protein MQRAKKNLIPEIIFRRGKPVGVILDITKYQEILERLEDIEDLKMLEEMRKKPLKFKKLEDFLGGKK
- a CDS encoding helix-hairpin-helix domain-containing protein, which translates into the protein MKKITLFFLTILFSISLLISAENQQLDLNQANMDEIKILPITEKQAEDIYYYRTFQKYFESVYELRDIKSIDQITFNRIKPLVKISPYTDYDEVAQRRDQIYYLLRRLASNEGSQEGISDLWGDLLISPININTATFHELLNMPIVTPSDVKAILQQRKLGEFADYRSMRKSPGLTHYGATNLKHYVIYYTPERKSRWFFNYRFKLNNSPYSEELEEVLRESFVPDSTNEKFSMWGRYNLDNAEPEVSHKFRARMQDWINLEFGSIFFLKKGENRNLNFLEFHNDFTSTLKDNSKASFTADITPIKTKVILGNYRATFGQGLVMENTDYFDRRRTGFGYGKRVLGIFSDLSPTEEFALKGGAVEFNNNFLNASVFYSNDKKDAVVWDSNNDGIINDDDDLFYYIISKPRFSNEELESAEEYFNQYRPGLSHPKPEILMCPRRDALKEILRGGHIELSPIIGTHLGITAYETEYDRHFNIVPSNSVGEYLIADSYYYKKIKMTDSEISSLYSTKTEDYEKNYRRVYGFDWQTTLNNLSFQGEYAELEVDGKPVKLGDDPKAIVASAYLGFENLNFLMLYRNYDLAFDNPYARPFAEHERFDGTILEKQYYLKNPLVSEVYYNSPWSQPEEGVYIESRYKFHRQLTLTKVYLDIWKRKSDGRRSIRFQGELDYRPIYQVSIRLKEKLQTNRSEDTSARSVSKTSETTLKLNTYLTNRDKLSLEYRFTKVWMSPYTSLTNSAEPGETIVPTANVLNHGDFIAANYTHNFTDYFRIEGSFLFWNGHGISHWDWEDMEIDFMGSEGMKYWFTIYDRISNHLAVSFKYKVKHFKDEELYLRKYNEPVEGQNYVPQTKYKESSIRLQIDWNF
- a CDS encoding GxxExxY protein: MFKYKEITEKIIKGFYEVYNELGAGFLESVYEHALFIVLTGYGLCVEEQKDIPVLFRSQIIGNFRTDLIINEKVIVEIKAVRCLLPEYEAQIINYLKATNIEVGLLVNFGKKLEFKRFIYDNYRKNISANL
- a CDS encoding HEPN domain-containing protein, with the protein product MNREEVIKDLVNKWIKKAEKDLLTAERELSFEDPITDTICFHCQQSIEKYLKAFLVYHQIYFPKTHRIMDLIELCATKDPSFKDELQDADNLTDYAVELRYPDVSFEPEIEDANEAFEIAKKIKEFVLNKIGLNRE